The stretch of DNA GAGGGAGCGACCCTATAGTCAGAGAAGGGATTTACCCTCAACTTTCCTTTTGTTTTCAGCTCCTCTGCTATgtattatattaagaagaaagagTTTGAATTTGAAGAATAATAACACGTAGTGGAACGCTTGCACTCACAATGCTAGACTAGGAAAACGCAAAGTTCCGCATGGTGGAAACATCAGTTGGAGTTGGGGttgcttgcaagttgcaacctTAGTTTAAGAGTACATTTTCAAATGCAGTAACGCACAAAGTCTAGAAACTCTTCCAACAGACTACCACCCAGAGCCCGGCGACCCTAGCACCTGCCCGGGCTTCTCCCTAATTAGTGAAAGTGCTTTTTACGTGCGGAAAATTCACCAGTAAAAAAGAATTGACCATTTGCAAAGACACACAGTATACCTGAAGAAAAGAGTGGCCTCTAGAtgtttatgatttttcaaagatttagactaaataaaatataaaagaaaacaaggaaAACCATAACTACCAGGGACCTCCCTGCCAGGGAGGTCACGTATCCGATATTGTGAGTCTGAAGAGTCGAGTCGAACGATTTCATTATCTTGATAGGAAACACGGGTTCGGTCCAAAGTTTATAGTGCGGGAGCCCAGTTTGCATGCAGTTGGATGTAGTATTCACTGTCGAACCAGACAAATCTAGCACTGCATTGCACGCTGCATGATCTTCTGAATCCCCACTGCGAATCTGTTGGCGTGTTCTTCCCCCTCAGCGCGGCGTGTTCTTCCCCCTCAGCGCGGATCGTTTGTTTGCCACGAAGCTCCAAGCCTCCAATCAATCAGAGATTTGGCGGCTTGATCTCTGCAAAAATAAATAAGGTCATGTTTAGATCACACCCCATAAACTacgtaaacataaaaaaaacgtcacatcgaatgtttcaacacatacattgagtgctaaatgaagtctatttacaaaactttttgcatggatggactgtaaatcgcgagacgaatataatgagcctacttaatccatgatatgcaacagtgatgctacagtaaccatccactaattattaattaattataaattaattagcatcattagattcgtctcgcgatttacaactcatctgtgcaaaaagttttataaatagacttcatttagtacttcaaatttaCAAAATtctaataaaaaatatttgcgcGTGGAACTAAACACGACCCAAATAAAAACACCAACTCCGGGCCCGGCGACCTGCTCAAGAGTCAAGACTCGAAGCTACTCCTATCAACTAGCCGATCGAGCTAGACTGCGAGTGATGGCTACCAAGCGGCACTTGGAGCGCAAGGCAACAACCACGGCAGCACAACTGGACCCACCCCCACAGCTCCGTCCTGGGAGGCTGCACAAACCCAATGAATCAGCGACTGACAGTTTTGTACTTATTTTCATCTGTCCGTATTCAACTTTTGCACTCTGCTCCCTGCACCGTCAGCATCTTGTCACAGACAACCCCAGAAACATGAGGCAGaatcctctttttttttgtgcacGTCTGCTTACACGCGGTTAGGCCGTTTGTGTGGCCGGTGTCCACGTCGGCCGCCGTTGTCAGCTGATTTTATTTGGAATTTTTGGGGTCGTTGCTTGCTTGGCCGCCCAAACATGGAACCAAACAAAAGTGCTCGCCAGTAGCTTTCGTGTTTCGTTTCCGGGGTGGGTGGTTTTGACTGAGCTGTAAACACTAGCTGATGATTATCTTGGATTGTCTAGTATGAATTTGTTGCTTGCAGTCAATAAGTGAAGAAGACAGGGGCCAATTCCGAAAATTTCCTAACTAGTCTTAGTCTACACACGCACGATCCACTGCTACTTATACAGCTCATGTCCGTCGCCTGAATAGTTTAAGGCTCCACTCCAGAGCTcagacgagagagagagagcagagcagagaggtGCTGATGGCGGTGGACGAATCGTTCAAGAGGCCAGGCTCCATCCCCTTCAAGTGGGAGGTGCAGCCGGGCGCCCGGGCATCCCCAAGCAGGAGGCGCCACCAGCCGGCGACAGCAcgacggccgcgccggcgccggggctccCTCCGGCGACCCCTAGGCTGGCGCTCcctcccgccgcccgcgccaccgaGCTGGCCTCATCCGCGTCGTGCCGACGCAGCTCAACGGTGTCGTCGGTGCCGCTCTCGCCGCcggagacgccgccgccgccgccgccgtcgtcgcagcACCGGCGGGCCATGTCGGCGCGCTTCGCCACGTCGCTGGCGCTGCCCTtcacgcggcggccgcgccggggACGCGCGGCCAAGGACGGCGTCGACTACTGCCTCCTCTACAGCGAGAAGATCGCGTAGAACtactctgtgtgtgtgtggtaaTAAAAAAAAATCGTGTACAACATGTATATGCAGTTTGTACTATGAACCAACAATCGAAGAAACTAGTTGACGGATCGTCGTGATCCCCTCTGTTCATCTACACTAGCTACAGTAACCACCACCATCACATCATCCAACAATTCGGATTGAATGCTGATGAGCTCGTATGGGCCGCCATGGCTAGCTTCGCTTTCAAGCCGCGTGGTCGTTTGGCAGCCGGCTGTCGACGACATGACCGCGTTGTGGGGTGGATACGATAGGATGCCCGGCC from Panicum virgatum strain AP13 chromosome 9K, P.virgatum_v5, whole genome shotgun sequence encodes:
- the LOC120648941 gene encoding verprolin-like; this translates as MAMAAGALEVDSAGERLNSRSGGAVVVRGEVEEFKAPLQSSDERERAEQRGADGGGRIVQEARLHPLQVGGAAGRPGIPKQEAPPAGDSTTAAPAPGLPPATPRLALPPAARATELASSASCRRSSTVSSVPLSPPETPPPPPPSSQHRRAMSARFATSLALPFTRRPRRGRAAKDGVDYCLLYSEKIA